One segment of Bradyrhizobium sp. WD16 DNA contains the following:
- the folB gene encoding dihydroneopterin aldolase, whose product MTDTIFIHGLLIHARHGVMEHEAEVGQRFVIDLELSTDLGESSRTDRLADTVSYADVVKAASAAFAGKNYRLLERAAGAVAEAILASFPRISAVKVTVHKPHAPIAALFHDVGVVITRSRAAAKGAE is encoded by the coding sequence ATGACCGACACCATCTTCATCCACGGCCTCCTGATCCACGCCCGCCACGGTGTGATGGAGCACGAGGCGGAGGTCGGCCAGCGCTTCGTCATCGATCTCGAATTGTCCACCGACCTCGGCGAATCCTCCCGCACCGATCGCCTCGCCGACACGGTGTCCTATGCCGACGTGGTCAAGGCCGCGAGCGCGGCGTTCGCCGGCAAGAATTACCGCCTGCTCGAACGCGCGGCCGGCGCGGTGGCGGAGGCCATCCTTGCATCCTTTCCGCGCATCAGTGCGGTCAAGGTAACGGTGCACAAGCCGCACGCCCCCATTGCCGCACTTTTCCACGATGTCGGCGTCGTCATCACCCGCAGCCGCGCGGCGGCGAAAGGGGCGGAATAG
- a CDS encoding methylmalonyl-CoA mutase subunit beta: MPSDPQDLSLAAEFPAATRDDWTRLVEGVLKGAPLERLTSRTADGLRIEPIYPRAKDASVVPGRGTAQPWQVTQRIDHTDAATANRQAICDLENGASGLELVFAASASAHGFGLPATAAALEQVLAGIHLDAGIGIALSLPPGGAELPHALAALLDRRGLTAGATDVRFGLDPIGDAARAGGAAASWVESAAGFAATAREIAALGFTAPCALADGCVVHNAGGSEAQELAFVLASGVAYLRALTDAGLTIEAARRMIHARLSADADQFFTLAKFRALRLLWGHVERNCGLICEQLFVSCDTAWRMLTRRDPYVNLLRSTIAVFAAGLGGANSITVLPHTLVLGLPDPFARRIARNTQLILLEESNLDKVTDPAAGSGGIEDLTAQLAGAAWSLFQDIERAGGAFAALQCGLLQGKIAEVRTVRAKAIARRKEVLTGASEFPNLKEAPVEVLAPSPPPPPLPTPAVAFAALVPMRLAEPFEQLRDRSDAVLAATGARPEIFLANLGTHADFTARATFAKSFFEAGGIEALGSEGGDPATIGPAFRDSGAALVCLCSSDKVYAGQAVAAAEALRKAGAVHIYLAGRPGELEAALRAAGVSAFIFAGDDAVATLTAAYEKLGL; encoded by the coding sequence ATGCCTTCCGACCCGCAAGACCTGTCACTCGCCGCCGAATTTCCCGCCGCCACCCGCGACGACTGGACGCGGCTCGTCGAGGGGGTGCTCAAGGGCGCCCCGCTCGAGCGCCTGACCAGCCGAACCGCCGACGGGCTGCGGATCGAGCCGATCTATCCGCGGGCGAAAGATGCTTCCGTCGTTCCTGGTCGCGGGACGGCGCAGCCCTGGCAGGTCACTCAGCGGATCGATCACACCGACGCCGCGACGGCGAACCGGCAGGCCATCTGCGACCTCGAAAACGGCGCCTCGGGGCTCGAGCTGGTGTTCGCCGCCAGCGCCTCGGCCCATGGCTTCGGCCTTCCCGCCACCGCCGCGGCACTCGAACAGGTGCTCGCCGGCATTCATCTCGATGCCGGGATCGGCATCGCCCTGTCGCTGCCGCCTGGCGGCGCCGAGCTGCCGCACGCGCTCGCCGCCCTGCTCGACCGCCGGGGTCTGACGGCCGGTGCCACCGATGTCCGCTTCGGCCTCGACCCGATCGGTGATGCCGCCCGCGCCGGCGGCGCCGCGGCGTCATGGGTGGAGAGCGCCGCCGGTTTCGCGGCGACGGCGCGCGAGATCGCCGCGCTCGGCTTCACGGCGCCCTGCGCCCTCGCCGACGGCTGCGTTGTCCACAATGCGGGCGGCTCGGAAGCGCAGGAACTCGCCTTTGTCCTGGCGAGCGGGGTTGCCTATCTGCGTGCCCTGACCGATGCGGGACTGACGATCGAGGCGGCGAGGCGCATGATCCATGCGCGCCTGAGCGCCGACGCCGATCAGTTCTTCACCCTGGCGAAATTCCGCGCCTTGCGCCTGCTCTGGGGCCACGTCGAGCGCAACTGCGGGTTGATTTGCGAGCAACTATTCGTGTCTTGCGATACTGCCTGGCGCATGCTGACCCGGCGCGATCCATACGTGAATCTGTTGCGCAGCACGATCGCCGTCTTCGCCGCCGGCCTCGGCGGCGCGAACAGCATCACGGTGCTGCCGCATACCCTGGTGCTCGGCCTGCCCGATCCCTTTGCGCGGCGCATCGCCCGCAATACCCAGCTGATCCTCCTGGAAGAATCCAATCTCGACAAGGTTACCGATCCGGCGGCAGGCTCCGGCGGTATCGAGGATCTCACCGCCCAGCTCGCCGGCGCGGCGTGGTCGCTGTTCCAGGACATCGAGCGCGCCGGCGGCGCCTTTGCCGCACTGCAATGCGGACTCCTGCAGGGCAAGATCGCCGAGGTCAGGACCGTCCGCGCCAAGGCGATCGCGCGGCGCAAGGAGGTGCTGACCGGCGCCAGTGAATTTCCAAACCTCAAGGAAGCGCCGGTCGAAGTCCTCGCCCCGTCACCGCCGCCGCCGCCATTGCCGACGCCGGCCGTCGCCTTCGCCGCGCTCGTGCCGATGCGCCTCGCCGAGCCCTTCGAGCAGCTGCGCGACCGCTCCGATGCGGTGCTCGCCGCAACCGGAGCACGGCCGGAGATCTTCCTGGCCAATCTCGGAACCCATGCGGATTTCACCGCCCGCGCCACCTTCGCCAAGAGCTTCTTCGAAGCCGGCGGCATCGAAGCGCTGGGCAGCGAAGGCGGCGATCCTGCGACGATCGGCCCGGCGTTCCGCGACAGCGGCGCCGCCCTCGTCTGCCTGTGTTCCTCGGACAAGGTCTATGCCGGCCAGGCGGTCGCCGCGGCCGAGGCGCTGCGCAAGGCCGGTGCGGTGCATATCTATCTGGCAGGCCGGCCCGGCGAGCTGGAAGCCGCGCTGCGCGCCGCCGGCGTCAGCGCCTTCATCTTTGCCGGCGACGACGCGGTCGCGACGCTGACCGCCGCCTACGAGAAACTGGGGTTGTGA
- a CDS encoding helicase HerA-like C-terminal domain-containing protein, producing MVKAAATDTDSTIFIGKGEQSAVLTLSLANRHGLVTGATGTGKTVTLQVMAEGFARAGVPVFAADVKGDLSGIAEPGEAKDFLVKRAQDVGLSKFQPDQFSTIFWDVFGELGHPVRATVSEMGPLLLSRMMDLNDVQEGVLNIAFRVADEQGLLLLDMKDLRSILAFVAEHADELTTQYGNVSKQTVGTIQRQLLVLENQGGEKFFGEPALDLNDLMRTDRDGRGMVNILVADKLMQSPRLYATFLLWMLSELFEQLPEVGDPPKPKLVFFFDEAHLLFNDAPKALMDKIEQVVRLIRSKGVGVYFVTQNPIDVPDRVLAQLGNRVQHALRAFTPRDQKAVAAAAETFRPNPKLDTAKVITELGKGEALVSFLEGNGTPAIVERILVRPPSGRIGPVTPDERKTIVAGSPVKGKYDTAIDRESAYEVLQKRVNATAAAPDGGNGGGVLAQIGSIVGTIFGTNVPRGRLSAGQRIARDVTRTVTNQVAGGVAADLGKSLGGSVGGSVGRAIVRGALGSLLRR from the coding sequence ATGGTCAAAGCAGCGGCAACGGATACCGACAGCACGATCTTCATCGGTAAGGGCGAGCAATCGGCAGTCCTGACCCTGTCGCTCGCCAATCGTCACGGCCTCGTCACCGGCGCGACCGGCACCGGCAAGACGGTGACCTTGCAGGTGATGGCGGAGGGCTTTGCCCGCGCCGGCGTCCCGGTTTTCGCCGCCGATGTCAAAGGTGATCTGTCCGGCATCGCCGAACCGGGCGAGGCGAAGGATTTCCTGGTGAAGCGTGCCCAGGATGTCGGCCTCAGCAAGTTCCAGCCGGACCAGTTCTCGACTATATTTTGGGACGTTTTCGGCGAGCTGGGCCATCCGGTGCGGGCGACCGTTTCCGAAATGGGGCCACTGCTGCTGTCGCGCATGATGGATCTCAACGACGTGCAGGAAGGCGTGCTCAACATCGCCTTCCGCGTCGCCGACGAGCAGGGACTGCTGCTGCTCGACATGAAGGATCTGCGCTCGATCCTCGCCTTCGTGGCCGAGCATGCCGACGAACTCACGACACAATACGGCAACGTGTCGAAACAGACCGTCGGCACCATTCAGCGTCAGCTTCTCGTCCTGGAGAACCAGGGCGGCGAGAAGTTCTTCGGCGAGCCGGCGCTCGACCTCAACGACCTGATGCGAACCGACCGCGATGGTCGCGGCATGGTCAACATCCTGGTCGCGGACAAGCTGATGCAGAGCCCGCGCCTCTATGCGACGTTTCTGTTGTGGATGCTGTCGGAACTGTTCGAGCAACTGCCCGAAGTCGGCGATCCGCCGAAGCCGAAGCTGGTGTTCTTCTTCGACGAGGCGCACCTGCTGTTCAACGACGCGCCCAAGGCGCTGATGGACAAGATCGAGCAGGTGGTGCGCCTGATCCGCTCCAAGGGCGTCGGCGTCTATTTCGTGACGCAGAATCCGATCGATGTGCCCGATCGCGTGCTGGCCCAGCTCGGAAACCGGGTGCAGCATGCGCTGCGCGCCTTCACCCCGCGTGACCAGAAGGCAGTGGCCGCCGCGGCCGAGACCTTTCGGCCCAATCCCAAGCTGGACACGGCCAAGGTCATCACCGAACTCGGCAAGGGTGAGGCGCTGGTCTCGTTCCTCGAGGGCAACGGCACGCCGGCGATCGTCGAGCGCATCCTGGTGCGGCCGCCCTCGGGCAGGATCGGGCCGGTCACGCCGGACGAGCGCAAGACGATCGTCGCGGGCAGTCCGGTGAAGGGCAAATACGATACCGCGATCGACCGGGAATCCGCCTACGAGGTGCTGCAGAAGCGGGTCAATGCCACTGCGGCGGCCCCTGACGGCGGCAATGGCGGCGGCGTTCTCGCCCAGATCGGTTCCATCGTCGGCACGATCTTCGGCACCAATGTGCCGCGTGGTCGCCTGAGCGCCGGTCAGCGCATCGCCCGAGACGTCACGCGCACCGTCACCAACCAGGTGGCGGGCGGGGTCGCCGCGGATCTCGGCAAATCGCTCGGCGGGTCGGTCGGCGGTTCGGTCGGGCGGGCCATTGTCCGCGGCGCGCTGGGCAGTCTGCTGCGCCGCTGA
- the folP gene encoding dihydropteroate synthase: protein MSALSRQTPARPGSGPGFDLQLLLQRRTAAVMGILNVTPDSFSDGGRFAAPEAAVAQARRMIAQGADLIDIGAESTRPYIGAEPVDRDEELRRLEPVLPAVVELGAAVSIDTMKASVADWAFANGAAMGNDVWGLQGDPDMAAVVAAHGVPVVVMHNRESVDPAIDVVADMLAFFERSLAIASRAGIPAAKIILDPGIGFGKTQDQSMIALAKLDALHALGCPILVGASRKRFIASVVPSEPQQRLGGSLAAHLIAVRHGAKIIRAHDVAETMQAIRVTAAIEDRQ, encoded by the coding sequence ATGAGCGCACTCTCCCGTCAGACACCGGCCCGCCCCGGATCGGGGCCGGGTTTCGACCTGCAGCTTCTGCTCCAGCGGCGCACGGCGGCGGTGATGGGCATCCTCAATGTCACGCCGGACTCCTTTTCCGACGGCGGCCGCTTCGCGGCACCGGAAGCGGCTGTCGCCCAGGCGCGACGGATGATCGCCCAAGGCGCCGACCTGATCGATATCGGCGCGGAATCGACCAGGCCCTATATCGGGGCCGAGCCGGTGGACCGCGACGAGGAACTGCGGCGCCTTGAACCTGTCCTGCCTGCGGTGGTGGAACTGGGGGCGGCGGTGTCGATCGACACCATGAAGGCCTCGGTTGCCGACTGGGCCTTCGCCAATGGCGCCGCCATGGGCAACGACGTCTGGGGCTTGCAGGGAGATCCGGACATGGCCGCGGTGGTCGCGGCCCATGGCGTCCCGGTGGTGGTGATGCACAATCGCGAGAGCGTCGATCCGGCGATCGACGTCGTCGCCGACATGCTCGCGTTCTTCGAACGCAGCCTTGCGATTGCCAGCCGCGCCGGCATCCCCGCCGCGAAGATCATCCTCGATCCGGGCATCGGCTTCGGCAAGACGCAGGACCAGAGCATGATCGCGCTGGCGAAGCTCGATGCGCTGCATGCGCTCGGCTGCCCCATTCTGGTCGGCGCGTCGCGCAAACGCTTCATCGCCAGCGTGGTCCCGTCCGAACCGCAGCAGCGCCTCGGCGGCTCGCTGGCGGCGCATCTGATCGCAGTCCGCCATGGCGCCAAGATCATCCGCGCCCATGACGTCGCCGAAACCATGCAGGCGATCCGCGTCACCGCGGCCATCGAGGACCGGCAATGA
- a CDS encoding glycosyltransferase family 39 protein, with translation MSSITTSAIETPQRRSIELLCDDLAWIVLGGVVIVAGLTFQDYGLGWDDYTHAEYADLLLKMYGSGFKDVSALSFANLYMYGGGFDMAAALLHKIVPFELFETRRLLGALVGIIGLAVTWRLGRRVGGPIAGLAALLLLTLCPIYYGHMFMNPKDAPFAVAMIVLMLGLVRLAQEYPRPTPHTVLIIGVGAGLSVGSRILGGLALVYALVGFVPLIYADFRSQGVREATHRFTHVCIVLLPGLVLGYVVMGLIWPWSVIDFANPFHALTYFSHFFEKPWKEMFGGALVSVPDMPWSYLPTLFALQLPEVLIGLAAAGVGGTVMALARRGVAPQRRTILLMLTLAATLPLAIAMVKRPALYNGIRHFVFVVPPMAVLGGVAFAWIVERIGEYRRGAQAAAVAVFIGGLALPLAEMVRLHPYQYTHFNHIAGTVRAAETRYMLDYWGLAFKQASDELQEVLEERDEEAPKGRKWKVAVCGPQRPAQVALGQDFTIGWDSKGADFAMTLGEFYCKGLTAPVLVEIKRDDVVFARVYDIRGRNISDLLAIPAP, from the coding sequence ATGTCATCGATAACGACCTCCGCCATTGAGACGCCGCAGCGGCGTTCGATCGAACTGCTTTGTGACGACCTCGCCTGGATCGTTCTCGGCGGCGTGGTGATCGTCGCCGGCCTGACGTTTCAGGATTACGGCCTCGGCTGGGACGACTACACCCACGCGGAATACGCCGATCTCCTGCTCAAGATGTACGGGTCGGGTTTCAAGGACGTCAGCGCGCTCTCCTTCGCCAATCTCTACATGTATGGCGGCGGCTTCGACATGGCGGCGGCGCTGCTCCACAAGATCGTTCCGTTCGAACTGTTCGAGACCCGGCGTCTGCTCGGCGCCCTCGTCGGCATCATCGGTCTCGCCGTCACCTGGCGGCTGGGGCGACGCGTCGGCGGTCCAATCGCCGGGCTCGCGGCCCTGCTGCTGCTGACCCTCTGCCCGATCTATTACGGGCACATGTTCATGAACCCGAAGGATGCACCCTTCGCGGTCGCCATGATCGTCCTGATGCTCGGGCTGGTGCGCCTGGCGCAGGAATATCCCCGGCCGACACCGCACACCGTCCTGATCATCGGCGTCGGCGCCGGTCTGTCGGTGGGCTCGCGGATTCTCGGCGGCCTCGCGCTGGTCTATGCGCTGGTCGGGTTCGTGCCGCTGATCTACGCGGACTTTCGCAGCCAGGGTGTACGCGAAGCCACTCATCGCTTCACCCATGTCTGCATCGTGCTGCTGCCAGGGCTCGTGCTCGGCTACGTGGTCATGGGGCTGATCTGGCCCTGGTCGGTGATCGACTTCGCCAATCCGTTCCACGCCCTGACCTACTTCTCTCATTTCTTCGAGAAGCCCTGGAAGGAGATGTTCGGCGGCGCGCTGGTCTCGGTACCGGACATGCCGTGGTCCTATCTGCCGACCCTGTTCGCGCTGCAGCTTCCTGAAGTGCTGATTGGACTGGCGGCCGCGGGCGTCGGCGGCACCGTCATGGCGCTGGCGCGGCGCGGCGTCGCGCCGCAGCGCCGAACCATTCTCCTGATGCTGACGCTCGCGGCGACGCTGCCGCTCGCGATCGCCATGGTCAAGCGGCCGGCGCTCTACAACGGCATCCGCCATTTCGTCTTCGTGGTGCCGCCGATGGCCGTGCTCGGCGGCGTCGCCTTCGCCTGGATCGTGGAGCGGATCGGCGAATACCGCCGTGGCGCCCAGGCGGCGGCGGTCGCGGTCTTCATCGGCGGGCTGGCACTGCCGCTGGCCGAAATGGTACGGCTGCATCCCTACCAGTACACGCATTTCAACCACATCGCCGGCACGGTGCGCGCCGCCGAGACCCGCTACATGCTCGACTACTGGGGGCTTGCCTTCAAGCAGGCTTCGGACGAGTTGCAGGAAGTGCTCGAGGAGCGCGACGAGGAAGCGCCGAAAGGTCGCAAGTGGAAAGTCGCGGTCTGCGGACCGCAGCGACCAGCCCAGGTGGCGCTCGGCCAGGACTTCACCATCGGCTGGGACAGCAAAGGCGCCGATTTCGCCATGACCCTCGGCGAGTTCTATTGCAAGGGGCTCACCGCGCCCGTGCTGGTGGAGATCAAGCGCGACGACGTGGTCTTCGCCCGCGTCTACGACATCCGCGGCCGCAACATCTCCGATCTGCTGGCAATCCCCGCGCCCTGA
- a CDS encoding M20/M25/M40 family metallo-hydrolase — protein MPDVSPAAASQLSAVLDHVDADFDNSLERLFALLRIKSISADPAFAADCRLAAEHLARDIGSLGFKAEVRPTDGLPAIIARLEAPEPGAPHVLFYGHYDVQPVDPLDLWKRPPFEPVVTDHADGRMIIVARGAEDDKGQLMTFVEACRAWKSVTGKLPINVTFLIEGEEEIGSKNFGPFLKKHKAELAADFIVVCDTGMWDPETPAITTSLRGLVYDEVRIKAANRDLHSGVFGGGAQNPIRVLTKILGALHDDNGRITIPGFYDGVKDLPPDILAQWQKLNLSAETFLKPIGLSVPAGEKDRLLIEQISSRPTCDINGIVGGYTGEGSKTVIAAEASAKVSFRLVEGQDPEKIRAAFRQFVTSRLPADCKAAFTDHAGAPAIALDWGMKPLAAARRALTEEWGRDAVLIGSGASIPIVADFKRTLGLDSLLIGFGLDDDNIHSPNEKYDLRSFHKGIRSWARILAAFTAAPRG, from the coding sequence ATGCCCGACGTTTCGCCCGCAGCCGCCAGCCAGCTCTCCGCGGTCCTCGACCATGTCGATGCCGATTTCGACAATAGTCTGGAGCGGTTGTTCGCGCTGTTGCGCATCAAATCGATTTCCGCCGATCCCGCCTTCGCGGCGGATTGCCGCCTCGCCGCCGAGCATCTCGCCAGGGACATCGGCTCGCTCGGCTTCAAGGCCGAGGTTCGCCCCACCGATGGCCTGCCGGCCATCATCGCCCGGCTCGAGGCGCCGGAGCCCGGCGCGCCGCATGTGCTGTTCTATGGGCATTACGATGTTCAACCGGTCGATCCGCTCGACCTGTGGAAACGGCCGCCCTTTGAGCCGGTGGTGACCGATCACGCCGATGGCCGCATGATCATCGTGGCGCGCGGCGCCGAGGACGACAAGGGGCAGCTCATGACCTTCGTCGAGGCCTGCCGCGCCTGGAAGTCGGTCACCGGCAAGCTGCCGATCAACGTCACCTTCCTGATCGAGGGCGAGGAAGAGATCGGGTCGAAGAATTTCGGACCGTTCCTCAAAAAGCACAAGGCGGAGCTCGCCGCCGACTTCATCGTGGTCTGCGACACCGGTATGTGGGATCCCGAGACGCCGGCGATCACCACCTCGCTGCGCGGCCTCGTCTATGACGAAGTGCGGATCAAGGCGGCCAATCGCGATCTGCATTCCGGCGTGTTCGGCGGCGGCGCCCAGAACCCGATCCGGGTGCTGACCAAAATCCTCGGCGCGCTGCACGACGACAACGGCCGCATCACCATTCCCGGCTTCTACGACGGGGTGAAGGATCTGCCGCCGGACATCCTCGCCCAATGGCAGAAGCTCAATCTGTCGGCGGAGACCTTCCTCAAGCCGATCGGCCTGTCGGTGCCGGCCGGCGAGAAGGACCGTCTGCTGATCGAGCAGATTTCGTCGCGGCCGACCTGTGACATCAATGGCATCGTCGGCGGCTATACCGGCGAGGGCTCCAAGACCGTGATTGCCGCCGAGGCCTCGGCCAAGGTCTCCTTCCGTCTCGTCGAGGGGCAGGATCCGGAAAAGATCCGCGCCGCGTTCCGTCAGTTCGTCACCTCGCGCCTGCCGGCGGACTGCAAGGCGGCGTTCACCGATCACGCCGGTGCGCCGGCGATCGCACTCGACTGGGGCATGAAGCCGCTCGCCGCCGCGCGGCGGGCGCTGACCGAGGAGTGGGGCAGGGACGCGGTGCTGATCGGCTCCGGCGCCTCGATCCCGATCGTCGCCGATTTCAAGCGCACGCTCGGGCTCGACTCCCTGCTGATCGGTTTCGGTCTCGACGACGACAACATCCACTCGCCGAACGAGAAATACGACCTGCGCAGCTTCCACAAGGGTATCCGCTCCTGGGCGCGGATCCTGGCGGCCTTCACGGCGGCGCCGCGGGGGTAA
- a CDS encoding DUF2267 domain-containing protein, whose protein sequence is MDELIEQLAAKIGVDKSVAEKAVGTILDFLRTEGPSGTVQVLIDSIPGAAAVVEANSGGGGGLGGLLGGGLMALGGKLMGLGLGMGEIQGLARELFKFGRDKIGSDKIDEIIAGTPGLSQFA, encoded by the coding sequence ATGGACGAGTTGATCGAGCAGCTAGCTGCAAAAATTGGCGTTGACAAATCGGTTGCAGAGAAGGCCGTGGGTACGATCCTCGATTTTCTGCGAACCGAGGGACCCTCCGGCACAGTGCAGGTTCTGATCGACAGCATTCCTGGCGCTGCAGCAGTGGTGGAAGCCAATTCCGGCGGCGGTGGCGGATTGGGCGGACTGCTCGGCGGCGGGCTGATGGCGCTCGGCGGCAAGCTCATGGGACTCGGCCTCGGCATGGGCGAAATCCAGGGCCTTGCGCGGGAGCTTTTCAAGTTTGGCCGGGACAAGATCGGCTCGGACAAGATCGACGAGATCATTGCCGGCACACCGGGCCTGAGCCAGTTCGCCTGA
- a CDS encoding DUF4332 domain-containing protein codes for MTYPIALIDGLTAQAAAKLKSVGIRTTAGLLEAARTLKGRRALAAKTGLSEQQLLEWANIADCMRIKGMGKAKAELLRAAGVTTVRELLHRNPERLAQAMKEANDKRKLVGVLPSGASVKRLIENARKLPLKISY; via the coding sequence ATGACATATCCGATTGCCTTGATCGACGGGCTCACGGCCCAGGCTGCTGCCAAACTGAAATCGGTTGGAATTCGCACGACGGCCGGCCTGCTCGAGGCGGCCCGCACCCTGAAGGGGCGCAGGGCGCTGGCGGCCAAGACCGGCCTGAGCGAACAACAGTTGCTGGAATGGGCCAACATCGCCGACTGCATGCGCATCAAGGGCATGGGCAAGGCCAAGGCCGAACTGCTGCGGGCGGCGGGTGTGACCACCGTGCGGGAATTGCTTCACCGCAATCCCGAGCGGCTTGCCCAGGCAATGAAAGAGGCGAACGACAAGCGCAAGCTGGTCGGCGTTCTGCCCTCCGGCGCCTCGGTCAAACGACTGATCGAGAACGCCCGCAAACTGCCCCTCAAGATTTCCTACTGA
- a CDS encoding class II aldolase/adducin family protein has translation MSPADARLKPVPTAMTEAEWRQRVNLAAAYRLVALFGWDDLVDTHISARVPGPEHHFLINPYGLLFEEITASSLVKVDLDGNQLTESEYSINPAGFTIHSAIHEVRDDAGCVLHLHTPDGTAVASAMEGLLPLNQTAQLVTGDLAYHDYEGIALDHDERPRIQRDLGTKNHLLLRNHGTLTVGRSVASAFERMYHLERACTMQVRTRMLGPTAYPVEDAVVAKNEKLVSDLDAMERRSTRLVWPPLLRKLDRVDPSYKT, from the coding sequence ATGTCACCGGCAGACGCACGCCTCAAACCGGTTCCAACCGCCATGACCGAGGCCGAGTGGAGGCAGCGGGTCAATCTCGCCGCCGCCTACCGTCTGGTCGCGCTGTTCGGCTGGGACGATCTCGTCGACACCCACATCTCGGCGCGCGTGCCGGGCCCCGAACACCACTTCCTCATCAATCCGTACGGACTGCTGTTCGAGGAGATCACTGCGTCCAGCCTCGTCAAGGTCGACCTCGACGGCAACCAGCTCACCGAAAGCGAATACAGCATCAATCCCGCCGGCTTCACCATCCATTCGGCGATTCACGAGGTCCGCGATGACGCCGGCTGCGTCCTTCACCTGCACACGCCCGACGGCACCGCTGTGGCAAGCGCGATGGAAGGGCTCTTGCCGCTCAACCAGACGGCCCAGCTCGTCACCGGCGATCTCGCTTATCACGACTACGAAGGCATCGCGCTCGACCACGACGAGCGACCGCGGATCCAGCGCGATCTCGGCACCAAGAACCACCTGCTGCTGCGCAACCACGGCACGCTGACCGTCGGCCGCTCGGTGGCTTCCGCCTTCGAGCGCATGTATCACCTGGAACGGGCCTGCACCATGCAGGTCCGCACGCGCATGCTCGGACCGACCGCCTATCCGGTCGAGGACGCGGTCGTCGCCAAGAACGAGAAGCTGGTCTCCGACCTCGACGCCATGGAGCGCCGCTCCACCCGGCTCGTCTGGCCGCCCTTGCTGCGCAAGCTCGACCGCGTCGACCCGAGCTACAAGACCTGA
- the folK gene encoding 2-amino-4-hydroxy-6-hydroxymethyldihydropteridine diphosphokinase, translating to MANVLIALGGNVGDVRATFAQAIPAIGDAAQAELLARSSDYETPPWGRGDQPAYVNACIAIATKLPPRELLSALQAVEARFGRNRAAETRWGPRTLDLDILAYDDVRIDLPGLTIPHPRLFERAFVLVPLAEIAPDRPIDGRTPREALAGVSTVDIRRLPAHG from the coding sequence GTGGCGAACGTCCTGATCGCGCTGGGCGGCAATGTCGGCGACGTCCGCGCCACGTTCGCGCAGGCCATTCCGGCGATCGGCGACGCCGCGCAGGCGGAGCTCCTGGCGCGCTCGTCGGACTACGAGACGCCACCCTGGGGCAGGGGCGACCAGCCTGCCTACGTCAATGCCTGCATCGCCATCGCAACAAAGCTTCCACCCCGCGAGCTGCTGAGCGCATTGCAGGCGGTCGAGGCGCGGTTCGGCCGCAACCGCGCCGCCGAGACCCGCTGGGGCCCGCGCACCCTCGATCTCGACATCCTCGCCTATGACGACGTCCGGATCGATCTGCCCGGCCTGACCATTCCGCATCCCCGGCTGTTCGAACGCGCCTTTGTCCTGGTGCCGCTCGCCGAGATCGCGCCCGACCGCCCGATCGATGGCCGGACGCCGCGCGAAGCTCTCGCCGGGGTTTCAACCGTGGACATCCGCCGGCTGCCCGCGCACGGCTGA